Below is a window of Ochotona princeps isolate mOchPri1 chromosome 19, mOchPri1.hap1, whole genome shotgun sequence DNA.
CATCCTTGCCCATCTGCTGGACTCTATCGCCGGGAAACACAGAGGAGAACATTGGCTGGAGCATGCATGCAGAGCCCTAGCTCCATGGCCTTCTTGCTGGGGGACTTCAGCTGCTCCACGATGTCATGTCTTCAGCCACTGATGGGTACTACTCAATGAATgctctctttgcttttctatttAATCTCACTGAGCCTCTGCCTCCTCTAAAATGGAGAGAAGTAGGTGTctcccccagggcacctgggaagTCCCAGTCAGGTAAGAAAAGGCTACGATTTACCAAGGTTAAGAACTACAGAACAGTAGTATATAACCCAGCTGCGACAGGAATCAGTCAGCTTTCCTCACCTGAGGAGCAGAGTGACTAGAGGTGGGCTGCAGGGCTCACAATGCTCCACTGTGAAACCTTTTGGTTTTCATgtatgttatttgaaaggaaggaagacagagattggccagctgctggttcattccccaactgcccAGACAGGCTGAAGCAGGGGTCTGGAGCATGGtgtgggtctcacatgggtggcagggacccacctatCTGGACCATTATtagttgcctcccagagtgctcagtagcagcaagctggattggaagcagagacgggatttgaacccatgcactctgatttgggatgcaggtgcctTCACCAGACGCCCACCCCAAGGGTTCATACTGTTAAGGCAACCCCAGAAGCTCCCCGCTGATGGGCGTTTGTGGGCGGCAGCTAGGCGAAGACATATAGATCTAAAGAACGCTGCATCCTACTTCAGCAGCTTTCCAGGTTCCAAGCTGTGCCAAGCAACTGAGTTCCAACCTTCTCCAACAATCAGGAAAAGATAGCAACTGGGATTGTGCCAAGGCATAGAAggttaagtctccacctgtggtgctggaatcCTCCTTTGGGTGCCGGGGGCTCCattctgattcaactccccactaatggcctgagaaagcagtaggggtggccaaagtcttgggcccctgcacccacgtgggaaacctggaagaagctccacatTCCTGACTTTGaaccagtccagctccagtcattgcggctatttggggagtgaatgaagcAAGTAAAAGACcattctccatctctttctctctctgtaaaatctgcctttcaatgaaaaataaacaaatcttaaaaaaaaaaaaaggcggtgATGGCCCAAAGCACAGGTGTAAACAGGAAATGAGGTGGGGCATTCTAGAATGGTTCTCAACTCTTCCCAGGCAAGCCTTTGGAACACAGTTCTGCCCCAAGCCCCTTGtgtgggcagggcagagggcagccagGGAAGTTGTGGCACCAGCCGTAGGGGGTATCTTCCAGTGCAAGCAAGGTGGGGTTCTGAGCAAACCTTTGCAGAGAAACTGCCCTAACGGGGAGACCAGGTAGTTTGGCTCACAGCAGAACTGGACAAAAGCCGAACCCTTGACAGGGAAGAACTGTGGGGGCAGAAGCTACCCTGGGCGAAAAACAGCCAGAGTCACAAAGAGAAGCTCCTAGAGACCAGGCAGAGTGCAGCTGAGACTAATGGTACAGGGAAGGGCTTATTGCAGAAATCGCTGGGACCTGGCTAGGAGGAACAGTTCGTTTAGGACTTCTAAACACTGGGTTCCCTAGGAATCCACCCCAGGAAGTGGAACGTCCATGGGTATGTCTACATGTTTTCACTGGAGGGGTCCTTTGCTTTCACCAGTTTCAGTGAAGAGCCCTTGGGGTAGTCAAGCAATTAGCAAGGTGAATTTGAGAAATATGATAGGACCTAGAAATGATGCTCAGGTAGGCACCTGGGCACTGGTTGGAAATGCACATTTTCACATCCAGCTGGCCCCAGACCTACACAGTCAGGTGCTCGGTGGTGCCAAAAACAAGccctccctgggaccctgcagctctgCTCCAAAACTGAGGGCATCACCCAGTGGCATGGGACTGGGTTGGCATCGGTGGCATTAGCCCTACTCTGGGTTGCCAGGAGGAACCAAACCTTCCCTCAGTTCTTCCCAAACCTCCATGGTTTCTGCCCAGCTCCACTGTGGACTTTCAGATTGGCTCTTTCTGTAGTCTGGTTCAGCAAGCCCAGCTGGCAGGAGCCCACGGATCCCTGCATCACTCCTCCATAGAGCCAGGTAGGCGACAAGCACAGCCCAGCCAGGCGGACAAATGCACCAAGATATCTTAGCACTCTTCCACTCAGGTGTTTTTACAGAACTGAATTAGAATCCTGCCAATTCTTTGTATGTGTTAATTTCTTCTCCCTCTTGAGCATGCTAATGTCACACAGGTTTAAAGTCACGTGGGGAGGCCTATGCTTGTACAGTTTTTTgcattttacaaatataaaagcagaaaacagagatGCACAGGGCAAGCTGGCTGGGGCATAAGCCCAAcatggccaggagctgggcttgctttctctccaaagccaggagatttggGGTTTCCTGACTGTCACATGCCCAGTGGCCACCAAACTAGCCCAAGCCTGTGGGGATCCCTGACTGCAAGGAGGCACATGCCTGGAGATGCAGCTCCAGTTTCAGAGAGAGCTTTCTGCGACTCCTCCTTCCCCTGTCATGCTAGGGACCAGGCGCTTCAGCTGCCCTCCACCCTCCCGAGGCCACCTCCAAACCTTAAGCTCCTGCGGGTGGCTGGCGACCAGGAGCGGCAGGAAGAGGAGCCAGAGCTAGAGCGGCTGCGGGAACAGAGCTGCCGACTGGCCTTGCTTGGTGGGCTCTGGTAGGGGCAGTGGTCAGAGCGAGGGGGACTGACCCCTGAGTCCTCTCCTTcatcctcgtcctcctcctcctctctgtcctcatcctcctcctcttcctctgggaGGAAGCTGCTttcaccactgctgctgctgctgtcctcgAAGACAGTGTCATACTCGGGGCTCTTGCATGAGGCCAGGTCCTCATCCTCCAGGGCGGTCTCCAGCAGCCCAAAGTGCTTGGTGAGGCTGGCACGGATTTCATGGTCTCTCAGCAGCGCACTGTCCTTGcgaggggtgctggcatcacagcttcCATCTTCCTCCCTGCCGGGAGTCCCCTGCGGGGCCCAGTCCTCAGGGTGGACCCCAGCAGGCTCAAAGGACCTCAGCACCTTTCTCTGCAGGGTGCCCTCCGGCCTAAGCACCTGGCAGTAGTCATGGTCTCCGAAGGAACACGAGAAGGGGCGCTTCTGGCCAGCCTGGGAGGCTGGTGCAGCTGCAGTGTGCCGCAGGTGGGACAGGAGTTCGCTTCGCTCTGGGGGCTTCTTTGGCAGTTTGTGGGTGGCCTCTGGGGTGGCCCCAAGCTGGAGAGCCTCAGAGGAGGGgaggccaggagctgcatcttTGCCCAGGCTGTGCTGGCCATCAGGCTTGAAGGGGTCCTCCTCCATGGGCTTGTACGGGGGCGTGGTGGGTGGGGTGAGGCCTGCAAGAGCAGACACCTGTGAGGGAAGACACCTCTGCCCCCTGGGGCCACCAGGAGCCTGAGAGAAGGCAGATCCCCAACCTGAGCTCTGCGCTGCTGGCTGAGCCTGGGGGTAGcccagggaccctgcagctgccaaGGGATGGAATCTACCTGCACTACTCTTCCTGCTCCACATGGAAGTGCGCTCAGTGAGCTCCCCCAGGCCCGACCCCAAAACAACTCTGCCATCTCCCCACACAGAGGGAAGCCAGGTGCCATAGGTAAAACTTCCCACCTACATTTGACTACCACAGTGACCTTCAGTGCTACCACATTTGACTTTGGCTTCCACTCTCTCTAAGCACCAAAAGGAGCTCGTTCAAGTGTCTGTTCCTCTCACAAGCTCCTGAAGCCACAGGCTGGGACCCTGACCCTGTGTCCCTTGGAGACTTTCCCCTGTGGATTCTGCTGCCAGGCATGCCCCTCTCCTTCTGAGTCTTGCCAAAGCCTGCTCATCCAGGTCAAATAGCCCTTCACAGGGTATCCTGCAAAGTCTTCCTGGGTCATACTCCCAACacagccaggtctcctgtgctTCTGGAGCTCTTGTACAAAACACTTGGAGATAAGGGTATGTGAAACCACGCCCACCAGGTGgccaatctggagaaagaactgccTCTTTCCTTCTTGCATGCACCATACTGGCCCCACACCCAGACCTCCCCCTTACTCTGTATCTCAGCACCTGGCACAGCCGATGGGCTGGCAGCCGGGAGGGCTCAGGGGGCAGCCCAGGGGTCTCGCCAGCTCCCCAAAGGGCACCCACCAGTTGAACCACCCGGCTCACCTGCCGTGCCACACAGTTCCACTGTCAAGGTCTGCTCAAAGCTCTTCTTGCCGAAAGGAGCCTCGCTGCTGGGGTGGGAGGGCGGAAAGCAAAGAGGCcggtgagcagcagcagcagcagtgtctgCTTCTCTGGGCACCCACTAAGGTGGACAAAGGGACATCGGACAGACCCTGGCTCTGCTCTCTGTGGGAACAGGGCTGGGAAGCATTCGCTGGGAGCACACCCAGGTCCTGGCTGCACAGCTCTTAGGAGATACAGACTTACTTAGACAGAGGACAAGGGCTTGTAGCCTACTTCCCTTACAGATGGAGCAGCCATGAGGCTTGGCGGGGAAGCCACATGGCCTGGGCCACTTTTTCCCAGAGAGAAAAGGGCTCTTTCCCTGGTCTGGAAAGGACAGCTCCTGCAGTGATGTTGAGACCATAGAGCTCTGTTCCTAAAACCCCAAATTCCCTTCTACTGGAGCCCAGCTCCTAGATGGCAATCAGGGCAGGGACTTGGGGACAGGGTCAGGCTCAAGCGTCCACGAACACACCCCTGCCCCTCAATACCCAACAAGGCAAAGTTTCACAGGTCTTGACACCAGCACCACCTAGGAAATTTACCTTTGTGACAAGGCCAGCATGAGGCACCTGGGAGAATCTGAGAAGACCAAacgaaaaaagagagagagagagaaatgagattcCCCTCCAGAAGGATCCCAAACTCCCACAAGTGCCTAGCACAGGTGCACTTTAGGCAGGTGGCCCTAAGGCCTTGGGAAGTACAGAGGGTCTGAGGGTGACCCCTTCTGGTCAGATGGGGAAGCACCGTGGTAGGGTGTGCCCAAATCCGTCGGGATGGGCATGGAACAGCGTCCAGCACAAGACTGACCACTGAGGAGCCTTGTCGGCATCTTACAGTCAAAGCTATCAGCTGTCACCATGTGGGTATAACAGAGGGCATCCAAGATCAGCCTGGCCTGAGAGTAAGTGAGAGTAAGTTCCTCTCATTCTCATTAGCACTGTACCCAGCACTAAAGTCACCCTCACTGTGGCGGGAACTGCAAGTGCACACAGCTGTCACATCACCCCAGAATGACTTCATAGTACTGATGGTGCAGTGTGTGGCTCCCTCTTCATGCCTCCCCTCCGCACCAGCTCCACGAGAATGGGCACCTGACCCCATTGCTCACGAGCAGCACCCTGTCGGTGGCAGGATGAAAAGCCTGCAGCCAGGCAATGCTTCCCCTAAGACCCACTCCTTCTACAGACAGGGGTGGTGAAAGCCAGAGAGGGTGGAGGGACTTGGtgaggagctgggatggggggcagTGGGGTGCTTAGGCCAGGGCTCCCATCCTCCCAGCCCCCTTTGCACAGGCTACCAACTCTAACTACCTCCAGACGGGAGCCGCAGGCAGCCAGGGTCCTCGTCGGTGTCTCCACACCCACTCTCACAGGGGCTCTCTAGGGCAGGGATCGTGGGTCCTCGCAGATGGTGCTCGTCTTGGCTGCTGTCTTTATCCGTGTGGCTGCCCCCCTCCATTGTGTAGGCCTCGGAGGCTGGGCCCAGGGAGGGCAGAGCACCTGGGGGCTCAGCAGGGACCAGCGACTCGGTGAATGTCAACCAAGGACCCAGCTGGGGATTCAGTCTCCTGGAGCGGCGAACAGGGCATAGGGAATTATCCTGCTTCCTCCCCAGCTTGGTCCATGGCAGGCCTCTGCCCAGCCTCTTCCtgccccactcctcctcctcgtcttcctcctcttctgcctctttttcttcctcctcctcctcctcttcctcctcctcctccctctgatgCAGGCTGCCAGATGGGCCAACCTCCTCTTTTACATCCAGCCGCAGTGGCCGTAGGCTGGGTCTTGGCCCTGTGCTCTTGGGTGAAGCTGCGATCCTCACCTCCTCCACAGGGGCTGCACCCCCAGGGGAGGCCCGGCTGTCCTTGGGGGCTGTGGGCCTGGCCTGGGGCGTGAGAGAGGCATAGACAGGCGTGGCCAGGCGGTAGGGCTTGCTGACATCACAGAGCACGTCTTGGGCCAGCAGTTCCCTCAGGATGGAGAACTCTGCCCAGGAGGCCTTGGAGGGGTGTCGGGTGCCAGGCTGGGGTCTGACCTGCTTGGCAGGACTGCAGGGCTGGGAAGGTGGCTCCGGAGCATGGGGGGGCAGTTTCCGCAGTGGGAGGCAGTAAGTATGCATGTAACGAATGAGCTGCAGCATTGCCTGCACGTCTTCCTGGGGCAGCTGGGTGCCacagcctgcctggcctggcGTTACAGAGTCTTGGGCAAAGGCTAtggtgggctgggggctgggacagTCCTCCCCCAGCTCGTTGTCCCCCTTGCCAGGGAGCCGGGGACTCAGGGGGGCTGGTAGCTGCAGGCCCCTCTCTGGGGAGCAGGCTGCAGCCCGGGGGCAAGAGGGTACCGAGGTGAGGTGCTTATGCAGTTCTGTACAACTGCGGCTCTGCGGCTGCGGCCCGGGGCCCTTCTTGTCTTGAGAGCTGTCCATCTAGGAAGGGAAAGAGGCTGTGGTGAGGAGGGTGGCCTGTAATCGCTCCTCCCTGTCCCATCACCAGCTCACCTCAGCCGTGGGAACACTCGGGCTCCCTCCTGTTACATTCCCACCTCTAGCAcatggcctggctctggccaagCCCAGTCCGGAAGAAGCAAAGGGGCATCTAGCCTCCCAACCAGTGCCCAGCCCTGGTAGACCCTTCCAGATCCACTCCCTGCTCTGACCAGGGCAGGGATGCGAAGGATTAACTGTCAAACGCAGGGGGAGGAATCCTTTTGGGATGATGGATCTGTTCTAGAACTTGATCGTAGTCATGGTTAGATTGACCCCATAAATGGGCTAAAAATCATAAGGCAGTTTTCAAATAGGTGGTGTTGGGACCATCagagtggtgcagtgggttaagctacatCCCCGATGAACACGGGTTTGAGTCTGGACAgtttcaggttcttggcttcagcgtgacccagccctggccatcgtggtcatttggggaatgagccagccagCACCAGAactcttgttttctgtctctccctcactcttagctctaccttttaaataaacacatcttaacaaaacaaaataggtGGCAAGTTACAATATGTAAATGGCACCTGAATGAAGTTGTTTAGCCCTAGCTGTGCACACAGGGGCTTCCCTCCCAGGGGGACTTGAGTCTCTGCAGGACTAGCATGCCTGTCAGGTGTGTTAGCCACCCAGAGGGCAAAGTGCAGGTTCCCTTGGAGGGGCTTGGCTGCTGCTTTTTGAACAAACGGAAGACAGAAAGGTGGGCCTTTGCTTCAGGAGCCGAACCAGAATTATTAGGGAGTGCCTGTGCAGGGGACTCAGAGTTCCAAGTCAGAGCCAGAGGCCTGGGTACCTCCTAGTGGCCGCTTAGTGGGATCCAGGCCAATTTGGGAGCACGCTCAATTACCTTGACACTAGGCCGCTGACTTTTAGACCTGAGGCCTGTTTGGCGCCAGGTGGAACCTTCTTTCTGGCTATCAGAGCTTGACGCTGGGTAGGATGTGGCAAGGAGCAGCTTCTGTagctgagagagaaacagagggaatggcaggtggggctgagccagggaaACAAGCCCTAGTCCCCACAGACAAGCCACACCCTGATCCCAGACATCTCATGACCTGAAAGAATGCTACAGATAAGTTAAACACAGAAAGCAAGTTGattcacatgtacacacatggcATTGGAACAAtgtgcacataccagtgggagaTACATACCTATGGCTAGCACGCACATgcgtacacacatatacacgcacacacacacacacaccagtgatgCATAGATCCTTATCAGAGCTGTGACTGAGTGACCCAAACAGGCCGTGGATAATGTCTGTCTGTGATGACAGCacagcattgggacactgcacataCCTGTGGGAGATACACACCTGTGGCTGGTGTGCGtgagcgtgcacacacacacacacacacacatgcagacttGAGCTGGGAGGTTCCACACCAAAATGAttccctgatgtgggacacagttgcttttcactttgttcttttttgcttattcatgtggcctttctaaaaaattaatttctgaaaCAAACAACGCCTGTAAAAGGTCAAAGGAAAATAGCTCCACACCAGAAACACCAAAGGAGGACAATGAAAAGCATCTCCCTCCTGCCCAGAGGTAGCCCTCATGAACACCCATCCTTGTACACCTGTCAGGAGATGAGCTTGATAACATCTGGATAAATGCGTGTacatgagggtgcttcaaaaagctcGTAGGAAATAgttaaaaaatgagttttattctggtgcaaaagaGAACTTTAAAATCCAGAGCTGGGGAGACCAAGCTCCACTTAGGACACTGGCATCCTAAATCATAGTAaagttggttcaagtcctggctgctccacttccaatccagctccctgctaatgctcctgggaaatcagtggaggatggtccaggtgtttgggccccttcgATAGAGCTCCTGGAACAGTCTGGCCTttggggtcatctggggagtgagtcaatagaCAGACAATCCCCCCCTTCTCTCACTGtccttcaaataagtgaataaactcTTTGGGTTTCACTTTCCACAAAGTGATTTAGAAGTACCTGTGTAGTGTCTTTGACTCACTTGGCTGTTTTCATGCAAGAAGATCATGACCCTTAAGttggagtttttaaaaaagatttctaacGTCTTGGGATCATGTTCTGCTGCCTCGCCAGGATCAGAAGCAGCGCAGTCATGACTTGAAGAAACAGCACTCCAACAGAGGACGTCAGTATTGTAAGTGGTGCCTTAATCTGCTGTTCCACAACACTGGTCCAGACTTCTTTCTCAACAAGAATTGTTGGACCTCTTCTGCCTGTTCATCCCGAGGGCAATGTGTCCAAGGAAGAAGCCAGATGCACCTCGACTTCTATCAGGCATCCTATCACTGCCAAGCTAGACAACAAAGTGTTTCCTGGGAGTGGGAACAGGTCACCTCATTCACCCTGACAAGGAGACTGAAGACCAAGGAACCACAGAAAGAGTGCCTGCCTGCTCTTCGGAGGAGCTGGAGGAGTCTCCTACCCTACCCCTGACAGACACACCTCTGGCTCAAAGCAACACACACATGCTGGTTCTGATTCTGGGTACAGAAGGAGACgtgggcccagcccagctcagctccaactcacCTTGGACATGGCATTTTCTTCCCTGGGTCTTAGTCCCTCTGCTGGTATGACAAAGGGCAGGAGAGGTCAATGACTTACTTTGACTTCTGACAGAAGCTGCTGAGCTCAGAAATGTATGCAGATACGCACAGGTCCATGGGTCATCATATAAGCCATGGGTGGACTCTCTAGGATCCAGGACAAGGAAGGCCTGGGGTCTGCATGACTTCTCAGGGCCCTGCTAGAGctctgcagggctgctgggagtctAGGGTCTGCTTCCAGTGTGCCTAAGAACACCTGGGCAATGAAGGCAGCACCTGAGGCAGCAGTGAGAAACACCCTCAGGCCAGCAGAGGTCGCTGTTTGCTTCTCCAAGGTCAGGGCTCATGGCAGTGCCCATCAGGAAATGGCACTGGGAATTGTAGCTGCTGTTACTGTTACCAAGGGTGGTGCCACCACGGTTAGTTGGTGCTCAACGAGCAACCGATAACTGCTAACCAACAGGCACCATTCCTCATTCCCCCTTATAGGCCGTGTGGTTGAGTCACAGGGGCATGGCGGGAAGTTGTATGCTTAGAAGATACAGTGTTCACTGGTAGGCTGAGAGGCAAACCCAGACAGGCCAACTCCaccaggaagggaagcaggacccTCTTTCCCCCAACCCATCCACCATCAGCAGGAGCCACAATGTGCGGCTGAATCTATTCTGTgctcagcacacagcaggtgcttacTCAGTGTTTCACCTTTGGGGACCTTGTAGAAAAGAAGGCACAAGAGTCCTACACTGGAGGTCAGAATAACTGGGTCCAGGACCCTGATGGCATGTCAATGTGCCGACAGCCATGCAAGAAGCCCACCCCATTCCAGGCCTCGGCTTGCCCTGAGTCAGGCCTAAGGGTCACCAACAGGCTTTCTGGCTCCGATCCTCCTCCACCTAAGAGCCTTCCTAGGGTCTATTCTGCAGTCCCGCCAACACCCAGGAGCCCCTGTACCAAGGTGAGGGGCCCTGGGCAGATGAAGAGAAGGTAGACATCACCCATGGCATTTTGGCTTTGGGAACCCTCAGCTTGAGTCAAAGGCAACCGCAGTCAGAATTGTTTGAGGGCCAGAGGCCTTTGGAAAACTgatgaaagctgacattttctACCTGGAAAACTGCTGTTCCATGCACACACAACTCCACCTTCCATATCCAGCCACACCAACACCATGTAAACAAGTCCAGCCTCCTGGAGAACAATCTGGAAATGTCTGTCTAAACCAGATAATTACATATCTGCAGCCCCAGGAATTCCATTTCTAGGAACTCGTCCACTGCCACGGGCAAaggccagtgtgatgggatgTTCTCACTATGGTGTACAACACAGCCAACCAAAAGgggcagtttctttttttttttttacatatttttattttgaatttttaaattatgtgataCAAGGCAGTCTCTAAGTCACACAGCTACAAGAAGGAAGGTATAGAACAGTGCATAATGCAGATACACTTTTGtagttaaaaaaataagtagaagaGGAAAGTCTAACAAACCAGTAACCATGGTTACCTCTGGGGAAGGAAAAAGCAACAGGAACAGGATGAGAAGGTTTTGCTTATAATTATCTACACTTGTGCATAGATtggttgtgtgtgtctgtgtgtgtctgtgtgtgtatgcaatcCTCAGAAAAATGTTTCCATGTGATTTCAAAAACTTAGCACCCTACTCAGGTCAACCCATGCAAGCTCACATAGCCTATGGAATGCAGCGAGTACGGCtggtcctgccacccaagtgggaaagcCAAGGCCCAGGAGAAGACCTCCCAACTCCAGTACAGGCTCTGTGCTGGGAACCATGCTGCTGTGAAGGCTAGAACCTCCCTGCACAGCACCCACCACTGCCCCCAGAACTGCCACTGCCTGTGGGTTCTCACCAGCGAATGCTTGTCCATTGCCGGAGCTGGCGCTGAGGAGCTCTCCAGGGCGGGGCTGGGGGGTccagaagaaggagcaggagACACTGAGGTGCAGGATGGGGTGTCTCCACTGTCCAGAGCTGAGAAGGCATCCAGACCCACATCATCTTCGGGGATGTCGTCCAGGGTCTTGGTGAGTGCAGCCAGGAGGGCCTCATTCTCACTATCGATCTACagtgaggaggcaggaggggcagagagcagAGGGAAAGGGGGGATATCACTGTCTGGGACTCAGCCATCTGCATGGGCCCTAGTCCCAGTGTCACAACCCTCCTGGCCAAGCCTGTCTTCATTAGAGCTACTCtgtcttcctgggaaagcagaggcccAATAAACGTGTTATCCACTCCGAGAGCCACAGAAGCTCATGAGCAAGCAGCAAGTGCCGATGGAATGGCGCTGTCCCGAGTCCTGACCTTGGTTCTCCTGCTGTTCCTTAGCAAGTGACCCAGGGCCAAGGCCTGTCCACCTGGGAGACACTCGCCCACTCCACGAAGGACCAATGCTGGTCTCCAACACTAGTCACAGCAACCCAGAGAAGGCCCCACTACCTCAGACCCTGGGATCCAACCATGGGGCAGATGGGAAGCAATGGGGTGAGTCACATGCATGAAGACCCCAGCTACCATTTCCTCATGGGAATGCCAAGG
It encodes the following:
- the PPARGC1B gene encoding peroxisome proliferator-activated receptor gamma coactivator 1-beta isoform X1, giving the protein MAGNDCGALLDEELSSFFLNYLSDTQVDGSGEEQLCADFPELDLSQLDAGDFDSATCFGELQWCPENGETEPGQYSPDDSELFQIDSENEALLAALTKTLDDIPEDDVGLDAFSALDSGDTPSCTSVSPAPSSGPPSPALESSSAPAPAMDKHSLLQKLLLATSYPASSSDSQKEGSTWRQTGLRSKSQRPSVKMDSSQDKKGPGPQPQSRSCTELHKHLTSVPSCPRAAACSPERGLQLPAPLSPRLPGKGDNELGEDCPSPQPTIAFAQDSVTPGQAGCGTQLPQEDVQAMLQLIRYMHTYCLPLRKLPPHAPEPPSQPCSPAKQVRPQPGTRHPSKASWAEFSILRELLAQDVLCDVSKPYRLATPVYASLTPQARPTAPKDSRASPGGAAPVEEVRIAASPKSTGPRPSLRPLRLDVKEEVGPSGSLHQREEEEEEEEEEEEKEAEEEEDEEEEWGRKRLGRGLPWTKLGRKQDNSLCPVRRSRRLNPQLGPWLTFTESLVPAEPPGALPSLGPASEAYTMEGGSHTDKDSSQDEHHLRGPTIPALESPCESGCGDTDEDPGCLRLPSGDSPRCLMLALSQSSEAPFGKKSFEQTLTVELCGTAGLTPPTTPPYKPMEEDPFKPDGQHSLGKDAAPGLPSSEALQLGATPEATHKLPKKPPERSELLSHLRHTAAAPASQAGQKRPFSCSFGDHDYCQVLRPEGTLQRKVLRSFEPAGVHPEDWAPQGTPGREEDGSCDASTPRKDSALLRDHEIRASLTKHFGLLETALEDEDLASCKSPEYDTVFEDSSSSSGESSFLPEEEEEDEDREEEEDEDEGEDSGVSPPRSDHCPYQSPPSKASRQLCSRSRSSSGSSSCRSWSPATRRSLRCDGRGPFSGGTPSVRHTRKRREKAIGEGRVVYVRNLSSDMSSRELKRRFEVFGEIVECQVLTRSKRGEKCGFITYRRSEHAALSLRNGAALQKCHEPSLQLSYGGFQHFRWPRYTDYDSNSEEALPASVKSKYEAMDFDSLLKEAQQSLH
- the PPARGC1B gene encoding peroxisome proliferator-activated receptor gamma coactivator 1-beta isoform X2, whose product is MAGNDCGALLDEELSSFFLNYLSDTQVDGSGEEQLCADFPELDLSQLDAGDFDSATCFGELQWCPENGETEPGQYSPDDSELFQIDSENEALLAALTKTLDDIPEDDVGLDAFSALDSGDTPSCTSVSPAPSSGPPSPALESSSAPAPAMDKHSLLQKLLLATSYPASSSDSQKEGSTWRQTGLRSKSQRPSVKMDSSQDKKGPGPQPQSRSCTELHKHLTSVPSCPRAAACSPERGLQLPAPLSPRLPGKGDNELGEDCPSPQPTIAFAQDSVTPGQAGCGTQLPQEDVQAMLQLIRYMHTYCLPLRKLPPHAPEPPSQPCSPAKQVRPQPGTRHPSKASWAEFSILRELLAQDVLCDVSKPYRLATPVYASLTPQARPTAPKDSRASPGGAAPVEEVRIAASPKSTGPRPSLRPLRLDVKEEVGPSGSLHQREEEEEEEEEEEEKEAEEEEDEEEEWGRKRLGRGLPWTKLGRKQDNSLCPVRRSRRLNPQLGPWLTFTESLVPAEPPGALPSLGPASEAYTMEGGSHTDKDSSQDEHHLRGPTIPALESPCESGCGDTDEDPGCLRLPSGDSPRCLMLALSQSEAPFGKKSFEQTLTVELCGTAGLTPPTTPPYKPMEEDPFKPDGQHSLGKDAAPGLPSSEALQLGATPEATHKLPKKPPERSELLSHLRHTAAAPASQAGQKRPFSCSFGDHDYCQVLRPEGTLQRKVLRSFEPAGVHPEDWAPQGTPGREEDGSCDASTPRKDSALLRDHEIRASLTKHFGLLETALEDEDLASCKSPEYDTVFEDSSSSSGESSFLPEEEEEDEDREEEEDEDEGEDSGVSPPRSDHCPYQSPPSKASRQLCSRSRSSSGSSSCRSWSPATRRSLRCDGRGPFSGGTPSVRHTRKRREKAIGEGRVVYVRNLSSDMSSRELKRRFEVFGEIVECQVLTRSKRGEKCGFITYRRSEHAALSLRNGAALQKCHEPSLQLSYGGFQHFRWPRYTDYDSNSEEALPASVKSKYEAMDFDSLLKEAQQSLH